In Salmo salar chromosome ssa14, Ssal_v3.1, whole genome shotgun sequence, the sequence TATGCAAAACATTCTGAAAAGCACCCGCATCTCAACCCGCTGAACCCATTTATTTATGCAGTTGTTTGATCCTGTTCTTAAGTAAGATACCGCCTCTCTCTTTTTTATAAGAAGAGATGGATAATAAAGGGGTTTGCATAAATTCAACTTAAGCCAAAAGAGACTGACTTTCCCCTGGTCTGTGTTATACTGCATCTGTTTTGAAAGTGTCGGATGTAAAGTGCTTGAGAGCTTATGGATGGCCAAGAAATGATTGATAAAGTATAGCAGACAAACTGAAGGACATGAACCAGGGGGATAGCACAGAGCTGGGAGGGTGCTGTggcactactagtgtgtagaggGAATGAgaaagagaacacagagagagggagagaaagaatgagagaacaTAGATTGTACAGTTAAAGGGACCCTCAGGAAACAACATGACAAGACACATTCAGTTATTTTGTCTTGGAGCATTAAGCAtcacagtcaatcagtcagtccaaGGGTACGCTCCGACCCTGATCCCTAACCTCTGACTTCTGCAGCTCAGCCTTGTGGGTAAAAGCCTTTCTGCTGTGTCCTGATTGGCCCTTGGGCTTCCCTGACCAATCCCCTTCACCCAGGCACCCAGTTCTGGCTGTGATGTCCCTGCGGCGCTCCGGCGAAAGCGGCTATGCTCATGCCCATGCCCACTCCTTGAGACAGGGAGCCGTCAAAGTTGAAGTCCATCCCCATCCCCTCTGTGTCCATGAAGTCATTGAGGTGGATGGACTCCACGTCACAGTCTAGGCTGCTGGGGAGAATGTCTACGTTTACATCCAGGTCTGGAGCCATGCGGCTGGGGTGATGAGTGCTGTGGTGTGGGTGGCCCTGGTAGTTctgggaggggtggagggtgtgGTGGTAGTAGCCATGCCAGGAGTCAGTCATGGTTATACCCTGGTGGTAGGTGGTACCGGGGTAGGGCTGGTGGcgagggtgagggtgaggtgcCGGGGCGGAGGCCAGGCGGAGGCAGGGGTCCTGGGGTATGTCGAGAACAGAGGCGGGGTTGGGGGGCAGGGACGGGGGGTTGGGGGTGGGGAGGTGGGGGGCGAGGGGGCCATAGTGGCTAGGAGTTGGGGTGGGGGTTTTGAGGCTGTAGGGCTGCAGGATGTCTGTGTTGACTCTGGGAGAAAGAGCCTGGAGGGCTGGAGGTCTGGGTCCACCCTGGAGGTGACCATGGAGGTGACCCTGGTTGGACTGGTGAGTGTGGTCATGGCTTGTGTTCAGTTTGTGGTTGTGACTCTGGTTGTAGTCAGTGGCCGGGCTGAGGTGTTGTTTGTGGCTATGGTTATAGTCCAGGTTGGGTTGACCGTGATTGTGGTGACCATTCTGATGATGACCGCTGGGGTTCTGGTCATGAACTGAGCCGTGACCATTGTGTGGGCCTGAATTGTGTCCATGCTCATGGTTATTATGATTATGGTTGCTATGGCTATGATTGTGGCTGCAGCGACTCTGATTGTGGCTGTGAACCCCGTTGGTTACCTGGGTCAGGAGCGTGTGTGACTCCCCTCCTTGCCCTCCCAGTGTGACCATGTCCTTACTGCAGTACTGAGGACCTCCAGGCCCTCCGGTCAGCAGGCTCTGCAAGGCATTGTTCTCTGAGTAGGCCCTCAGGGGGCGCTGGAAGCTGGCTCGCTTGTTCTCCTGAATGGTCTGCATGGGCATGGGGGCATGGAGCTGCAGCATGCCCAGGGACGGCTGCCCGTAGACGGGGCCGCAGTAGGAGCCTTCCCCCTTGGGGCCGGTGCCGTAGGGGCTGGGGAAGCCATTACGAggctgggtttgtgggtggttctGGGGGTGGGGGTAGCCCTCTTCCAGGCTGATAGCCCCAGTCAGGTCAGTGAGTTGGGGCAGCTCCAAGGAGGTTCCAGGGCAGTGCCCCCCAGTGCCCAGGGCAGGGGAGCGAGTGGCGGTAGGGCTAGGATAGAGGCGGGGGGAGGTGGAGCAGGAAAGGCCTCCCTCCTCTGGCTCATCTGGCTCAGCCTCGACCAGGATGGGAGAAAGGCAGCCACTAAGTGTCGAAGCCGAAGAGGAGGTCCGGGAGTGGAGATCCGTCCAGGCATCGTACTCCTCTCCTCCCACGCCTACTCCGCCCTTCCCTGCAGGACTACCATGCTCCGGAGACCCCTGATGCATCCCCGGTCGAGCCCCCTGTCCCAGGCCGTAACCCTGCCGCCTGCCCCGACCAACAGCTCCACTGCCAGCTCCGGCTCCAGGCCTCTTACCCCTGGCCCGTCCTTTACTCTTCAGGTACTTGGTGCCGTTGGGGCAGTCGATTGTGGCGGCGCGTCGTCGGGGTCCCTTCCCCATCTTCCCACCCTCTGGGTTCAGCATCCACCAGGAACTCTTCCCTGTCCCCTCATTCTGGACACGGACGAACCGAGTGTGGAGGGACAGGTTGTGGCGGATGGAGTTCTagagcagagatagatgggaaggagagaaagggagagagagggagagataaacagaaacaCCCAAGAGAACATTTAGGGTCAAATAATCACTTTTTTTAAACACACAATCATTTGAAATCAACACCAAACTACTTCacatgagagaggaagagataaaaagagaaagatggaggagagagtaagGAGGGCGAAGCGCCTCAGAGCAGCGAAGCGCCTCAGAGCTACAGCCAATCGatacctctcccctcttctcctctccactcctctcccttcttctcctctcctctcccttcttctcctctcctctcccctcttctcctctccactcctttcccttcttctcctctcccctactctcttctcctctcgaCTCCTCTCCACCCGTCTCCTCTCCTTgcctttcccttcctctcccctcccctcctctccttttccttccTTTCCTgtctgcacacactcacacatgataCAGAGGGTTTCAGCCAGGTGAAGTCTATTTAACCTCCATATAAACCATGAACCTATAAATAGTATCAGGGGCAGTGATTATAGCTGTTTGGATATTatggtaaagagagggagatggagagcgagagcgaaagagggggagatggagggggagggagagcgagagagagaggagtcaatAACCAGTAACATGCGCTGTGATAATAGCTGTAGCTGTGTGGATATTATGTCTGCCTCTGGTTAACCTTATTTAGGGGGCTAGGTCTACTAGGAAGAGATACAGTATGTGAAGTAAAACATGATGCTTCCCTACGGCTGTGTTCTAATATGCATACTAACGCACTACTTACTACTCACTTCATAACTCAAGTGGCATGCTAGTGTGCATATTGGAACAGGCCCTGTATGGCTTAAGCCCTGGGTTTCGTCTGACTGTCTGCTATGTAGCTAGTCTACAGCTCTATAGCAGTATTTGAAGTTGAAGCCAACCTGGATATCAGcagtactcctactctgagacatttTTTTTATATGGGCTCTGATGAGATCTAAACCAGCCTGCAGGAGAAGCTTAGCGGGGATAGAGATCGTCCGAGCTAGTCAAGCTAAGTACTCTACTGTATCTGTAGCCAAGCATGTTCTTCAACTATAGCCAAGTTAAGTAGCCTTTATCATTACCATACTCTTCCATTTTCCTTCCGTATCCCTTTTTCGCCCTCATCTAATTTTCAACTTTTTCTCTATTACATTTGTCTGTATCTTATCTCCTCTCTTCTATCAatctattaaaaacaaaaaaaactatgTTTTAAGTGAAaataggcattggtctgaagcgccacaatgcctattccacccatgctctaccaaggttttctagcacacagctttgacctactacagtagctggTACTGCACTTCAAACTAAAGCTGAAGTCgtaagttaacatacaccttagccaaatacatttaaactcagttcttcacaattcctgacatttaatcctcataaaaattccctgtcttaggtcagttaggatcaccactttattttaagaatgtgaaatgtcagaataatagtagagagaatgatttatttcagcttgtatctctttcatcacattccccttgggtcagaagtttgcatacactcaattagtatttggtagcattgcctttaaattgtttaacttgggtcaaacatttcgggtagacttccacaagcttcccacaataagttgggggaatattggcccattcctcctgacagacctcgtgtaactgagtcaggtttgtaggtctccttgcttgcacacgctttttcagttctgctcatacattttctgtgggattgaggtcagggctttgtgatggccactccaatacctcgactttgttgtccttaagccattttgccacaactttggaggtatgcttggggtcattgttcatttggaagacccatttacgaccaagctttaacttcctgactgatgtcttgagatgttgcttcaatatatccacatatttttccttcctcatgattccatctattttgtgaagtgcaccagtccctcctgcagcaaagcacccacacaacatgatgctgccacccctgtgcttcacgcttgggatggtgttcttcgacttgcaagcctccccctttttcctcaaaacataacgatggtcattatgaccaaacagttctatttttgtttcatcagaccagaggacatttctccaaaaagtacaatctttgtccccatgtgcagttgcaaaccgtagtctggcttttttatggagattttggagctgtggcttcttccttgctgagcagcctttcaggttatgtcgatattggactcattttactgtggatatagatacttttgtacctgtttcctccagcatcttcaccaggtcctttgctgttgttctgggaatgatttgcactttttgcaccaaagtacgttcatctctaggagacagaacgcatctccttcctgagcggtatggcggttgcgtggtcccatggtgtatatacttgtgtactattgtttgtacagaggaacgtggtaccttcaggcatttggaaattgctcccaaggatgaaccaggcttttGGAGATCTACAAttcttttcctgaggtcttggctgatttctttagattttcccatgatgtcaagcaaggaggcattgagtttgaaggtaggccttgaaatacctccacagatatacctccaattgactcaaatgatgtcaattagcctatcagaagcttctaaagccatgacatcatttttgggaattttccaagctgtttaacggcacagtcagcttagtgtatgtacacttctgacccactggattgtgatacagtgaattataagttaaataatcattctgtaaataattgttgtaaaaatgtgttgtgtcatgcacaaagtcgatgtcctaaccgacttgccaaaactatagtttgttaacaagacatttgtggagtggttgaaaaacgagtttgaatgactccaacctaagtgcatgtaaacttctgacttcaactgtatgtgtaggcaggttgcttaggattcaaacttCTCAAACAGTCTAATTCATACTCTTTGAGGAGGTGCTTCCACAATCGTGTGATTTGTACCGCATACAAGGTCAGGTACTGTATTCTTTACACAGTACGGTAAGACATTATGCCACCTTTTCATGCTTTTTTTAATTAAATGAATGCAAGCTTGTCTTTAATACTTACAAGACCATCAGGCTTGATTGAGCTGTTTTGTCTTCTAGTAATGTGGTGAATGCCTGTATTTctttaaacctttattttagcaaAATATGTATTGAAAAAAAGAATCATATTAACATCCTTTTTTGGTCAGTGGGAGCCCAGCATAACaacaggtggtggtgtgttgaaCACAGTACCTCACATAGATAGAGCCTGTCTGCAATCCTGATTTCTGTAACGGTTAGCTTACCTGTGTAATATTAACATAAGCTCAGAACCACTTGTGTTTCAAACATGATCCTGTTTTATCAATTGCTGTGCTGATCAATGGACAGTTCATTACCTCTGTCAAAATAATATGCAGcttaaccttttcacatgtgagtacgaaatatctctaacggtcgtcTCAGCATGAGTTGTTTTATGcccgtgatgtcagaatgcactcactgttccaaaatgtgattgttacgcaacaggacagttaacacgcgctgcctgctaattatctataggctatgtgtttcaacttgtcaatttcaaattattttctaacatgTTTTATTTCcttaacaacagtttgaattgaggtgtgttccaccTCCTCATTGATTCACATAAAAGTAGCCCATTTTagcggacaatttatgtttgagacTTTACTGAGCCAGACAAACTTCTCTAGGAGAACCCAAATCACTTCCCTATTGTTTCTGTagatcaagtatgcagacatttgcaCAATCCTGTACGAACtggcacattttctggctggcaTTTACAGTTGTATTcatgttttcaagtactggtgacaacTAATGCATTACGATtgttgcatagattgtaatggacacctatgatgtgtgtaaaatacattttttgaaggttgtactgattataatgagctaatgctaagctatttgccagctatgtctggtgccatgtttgttgacattatacaatgcattctgggtgtcatagaaacgtctgtcagaccaaagatgttatactgaggtgaaggaatggttcTCTCATCTTTCGAGTAAAATTACggaagtgaatgaagggaagtgaatgatcgtagacgacacacccccttcaacgtgcatacttccctgtggctcagttggtagagcatggtgtttgcaatgccagcatggtgtgtgcaacgccagggttgtgggttcgattcccatggcgggccagtacaaaaaaaaaaaaaaaaaaaatgaaatgtatgcattcactactgtaaatcgctctggataagagcgtctgctaaatgacgtaaatgtactgcaaacagaccaaactcatcatgtcttctcttattatctttggttgaagcaaaaaaacaaacatggcggCATACACAAACATTGTCGGATTACTAAAAAGTGTTttatcaatggtgagctcacccgtgatgtgatgaattataaatagtaattgctattacaCAGTTCATATTGTGgtttctgtcagccgagagttacctaaatatgaccgcttgtgttacgtcaatctttcctcagttagcgctaggacaaatgtagcctacattttccggtTTGGAGGATTGTGTAATAATGTCGCTTCTTCTGtaaatgtctgaacattgcatccaaaaacaAATTGGCCACATTCAGGACATAACTtcataaggactgtgtttgtgcaaaatgtttctgtgaaaaaacagggtggccagctcaaatgctgactgtTACGTCAATCGAAACTGGACATTCTAAATAAGCGATCTAATCACACTGGTTTGAgagtacgctgcagggaccactgtagaatgatcacatccgtttgttggtacgtgtgaaaaggttaaaGTATGTTTGTAGTTGTAGACATTTACAATAGACCTATATCTAAAAATACATACAGACAAATTACATACAATATATATTgaagagtatgaattaggctATTTGAGAATGTTTGAATCCTaagctgtaacggtcgtcgtatgtagtagaccaaggcgcagcaggttgagtgctcatttttaacttttattgaacacttaaataacaaaacaagaaaacgaacggacgcacagtattgcaggctaaacacagcagtgcaaaaacaacttcccacaaaggacaggtgaaaacagggctacctaagtatgactcccaatcagcaacaacgatgtacagctgttcctgattgagagccataccaggccaacacaaaaaatacacaacatagacagagcatagaaatacaaaacgtaGAACATAAtcaaaaaccccagaatactcTAAACCAACACTCCTCTACATAAATagatatcccaacaaaccccgaaccacataaaacaaacacccccctgccacatcctgaccaaactacaataacaaataaccactttactggtcaggacgtgacataagcaACCTGATTGCACATAGTTTGATGTACAATaccaacatacagtgcattcggaaagtattcagaccccttgactttttccacattttgttacgttacagccttattctaaaattgattaaatatttttttcccctcatcaatctacgcacaataacccataatgataaagcaaaaacaggtttttagaaatgtttgcaaatgtattaaaaataaaaaatggaaatatcacatttacataagtattcagatcctttactcagtactttgttgaagcacctttggcagcaattacagcctcgagtctacttgggtatgagtctacaagcttggcacacctgtatttggtgagtttctcccgttcttctctgcagatcctctcaagctctgtcaggttggatggggagtgtcgctgcacagctattttcatctctccagagatgttcgatcgggatcaagtccgggcactggctcggccactcaaggacattcagagacttgtcccgaaagccACTacagcattgtcttggctgtgtgcttaggattgcTGTCCTATTGGAGGGTGAAACTTCACTCcagtcatcaaggatctctctgtactttgctccgttcatctttccctcgatccttaccctgccgctgaaaaacatccccacagcatgatgctgccaccatcatgctccaccatagggatggtgccaggtttcttccagacgtgacgtttgCATTCAGGTCACAGAGttaaatcttgtttctcatggtctgagagtctttaggtgtcttttggcaaactccaagcaggctttcatgtggcttccatctggccactctaccataaaggcctgattggtggagtgctgcagagatggttgtccttctggaaggttctcccatctccacagaggaactctggagctctgtcagagtgaccatcggattcttggtcacctccctgaccaaggcccttctcccctgattgctcaatttTCCCGGGAACTTTGACTTCGACAGACCTTTTAAATGTGTGGATGCGTTCAGTCCAAAATTATTTTGTTCATTCACTCAGTAGTGATTAcacatttatttatcttgcttggTTAAAATATAATAGTCTAAAAACAGTTAATTTGTTGAAAACAGATTCATTTAATAAAGTTAACCAAGTTAGCATTTCCTTTTCTTTTGACTGCACACTGCTGGCTGGCTGCAACCTGATCTCATATCATAGCATTTCTTATTATTATGTacataaatccgagacactccatttagtttggtatgttacattttgtatggtatgtattcatttgtggatgtccatcatcaatttcgtatgatatgttatgaattacaattcgtatgacatgttacgaattgcaattggTAATATATGCTATGAATTTCAATTAGTACAATATGATACGACTTTCCAATACATtggatatgttacgaattccaaatTGTTTTGGCTAACAttaatgttagctaggttagggtttagggttaaggttagtgttaagaGTTATGTTAAAGGattaaggttggggttaggggaaggtttagcgaacatgctaagtagttgcaaagtagctagaaactagtaagtagttgcaaagttggtAATTAGcttaaatgctaaagttgtccatgaagTGGTTGGAACACTCAACCTTTGGTTTGCTAGACCTTCGTGTTATACACCCATCCTTCCACCCCAACCAACCACCCTCGTTTTTGCCATATGTAACCCTATGTCTTATGAatccataccaaacgtaacatatcatactaatttcagtgtcccggatttacatgtactatgttacgtctagtctatcaGACCAGGCTGCAACACAGCATGTCACACATGCAGTGATTTTGATGTTATACCCTGGTGCACCGTGTGCAGCCCCCTGACTACTTTTACTTGTGCGTGGTGACTTTAGATTTTCTGTGAACACACTGAAAAGTAACTTAACACTGTGTTGATCAGTCAGCACAAATTTGGATTAgaagaatgacaagacagcaggaGAAAGCCTATGCATTTGAAACAGCGATGCTGTCAGTTGAGTCTGGTAAATTGATGCTAGCGTGCACAACTGAGGTTCTGTTTACATGTGCATTTGGGGTTCAACTCTATGCGGTTCTTAACTATCTTTCTGTCTTTTAACAAAACAATGTGTTTTCTTGGCTATGGTTTGTGTGGTCTTGGTTGTTCTTCGAGGAAATGTAGTGTAACTAACTGCTGTGTTTGTCCTGTTTGAAATCTGGCTACCTCATCTTACCATACTTAGCTTGGTCTGTGCAATGCaaattaacttcttatggatggtggcagtattgagtagcttggatgactgacgtgcccagagtaaactgcctgctactcacgccCAGAAacgaagatatgcatattattagtggatttggatagaaaacactctgacgtttctaaaactgtttgaatgatgtctgtgagtataacagaactcatatggcaggcaaaaacctgagaaaaaatccaaacaggaaatggtttgtagtttttcaagcgattgcctatccaaactacaatgtctgtggggtcattttgcacttcctaatgcttccactagatgtcaacagtctttagaaccttgtttgaggattCTACTGTGAAGTGAGgatgaataagagctcctggagtcaGAACACTGCAAGCAGGACATGAGCCTCAGCCATGCGCGCTGACGTGAGgtagctcagttccattgcatttctgaagacaaaggatttctccggttgaaactttattgcggatttatgataaaaacatcctaaagattgattctatacatcgtttcacatgtttctacgaactgtaattgaATTTTTTGAGTTTTCGTCTGACCTGCGTGTCATGAATTTtgaactgaaggcgcgaacaaaaaggaagtatttggacataaaggatggactttatcgaacaaaacaaacatttattgtcgaacggggattcctgggagtgcattctgatgaagatcatcaaaggtaagtgaatatttataatgctatttctgactattgttgactccaacatggcggatatattgtatggcatgtttttgtgtctgagcgccgtactcagattattgcttttcagtaaagcttttttgaaatctgacacagcggttgcattaaggagaagtttatctaaagttccatgtataacacttgtattttcatcaacatttatgatgagtatttctgtaaattgatcaccggatgttttggaggcaaaacattactgaacataacgtgccaatgtaaactgagatttttggatattaatatgaactttatcgaacaaaacatacatgtattgtgtaacatgaagtcatatgagtgtcatctgatgaagatcatcaaaggttagtgattcattttatctctatttctgctttttgtgactcc encodes:
- the LOC106570271 gene encoding forkhead box protein O6; its protein translation is MLMMEKNGMDAHQVGINHEYELEGRPRSCTWPLPPCPEDFPRGVDEANRGLPLASIKLEQLQYNVPACRGGAAEGRGGAPVELKHPAGAPVPIAPGAPTCMSGASLDVAGQLRKTKSSRRNAWGNQSYADLITRAIESVPEKRLTLSQVYDWMVRFVPYFKDKGDSNSSAGWKNSIRHNLSLHTRFVRVQNEGTGKSSWWMLNPEGGKMGKGPRRRAATIDCPNGTKYLKSKGRARGKRPGAGAGSGAVGRGRRQGYGLGQGARPGMHQGSPEHGSPAGKGGVGVGGEEYDAWTDLHSRTSSSASTLSGCLSPILVEAEPDEPEEGGLSCSTSPRLYPSPTATRSPALGTGGHCPGTSLELPQLTDLTGAISLEEGYPHPQNHPQTQPRNGFPSPYGTGPKGEGSYCGPVYGQPSLGMLQLHAPMPMQTIQENKRASFQRPLRAYSENNALQSLLTGGPGGPQYCSKDMVTLGGQGGESHTLLTQVTNGVHSHNQSRCSHNHSHSNHNHNNHEHGHNSGPHNGHGSVHDQNPSGHHQNGHHNHGQPNLDYNHSHKQHLSPATDYNQSHNHKLNTSHDHTHQSNQGHLHGHLQGGPRPPALQALSPRVNTDILQPYSLKTPTPTPSHYGPLAPHLPTPNPPSLPPNPASVLDIPQDPCLRLASAPAPHPHPRHQPYPGTTYHQGITMTDSWHGYYHHTLHPSQNYQGHPHHSTHHPSRMAPDLDVNVDILPSSLDCDVESIHLNDFMDTEGMGMDFNFDGSLSQGVGMGMSIAAFAGAPQGHHSQNWVPG